GCGAGGGGAGGATGCCGACCGGGACGATGTCGTCGGTCGTCCCCCGCCTCACACGCCTAAGGACGATAGCGTGGAGGCacgtcgcacgcgctcggcgctcggctctcgcctcctcctcctcctcctcctcctcctccgccaagCTCCACCCGCTCAGGCTCCATCCCTTGCCCCCGCACCCCCTCCCTCCCCGGGTGGAGCACgtcatcctcgacgccggcggcctGATCGCAgccgtcctccccgcccacatccccggcgacgatgtcgacGAAACGACGGTGACGCAGCTCGTTCGCATCGGCGCGGtgtacgccgcggacgtcccgCCCCCCAAGGACAAGACCGGCGTGCGTCGATCCCTCCGCCCCGCGAGGGTCAACTCGCCGGACCGCGCGTTACCGAACGGCGCTTACGTCAGGGTGCACGTCCACCCCAAGCGGTTTCcagccgcggtggcgtgcgaCTGGGGTGGACGGATcatcgcccgcggccgcgactgGGTCGCGGTGGACAAGCCCCCGGGAGTTCCCGCGGGGCCGAGCTTGGACAACGCGACGGAGTGCGCGACGTATCGAGTCGCCAGGGCGCTCCGAAGGCTGGAAACGACCGAcaacgatgacgacgacgacgacgaggaggaggaggatgaggagaagaagaagaagaagaaggaggaggaggagggggggCACAGCTggtggggcggcgacggcgacggcgacggcgacggagggacGACGCTGACGACCACGCACCGGCTCGACGTGGCCACCTCCGGAGTGTTGGtgctcgcgaggcgctcctcgttcgccgccgagttcAACGACGCGCTGCGGCGCAGGCGCGTGACGAAGACGTACGAGTGCGTCACtgcgcgcgcggtcccggTCGGGGTGTTGGAGCACTGGACGGAGGaatcgagcggcgcgcgcgagggtccgGCTCGGTTCGAgatgcgcgagctcgagccgggcgatccgcggtggcgagacgtcgcggcggatgggAAGTAttcggacgacgcgttcgtgacCCCGGACGGTCGCAAGCTGTGCGTGCTCCGCGTGCTCGGGTGCGAGGAGACCGAAGGGCTGACGAAACGGCTGACGAAACGGctcgcgggggaggcgggggaggcgggggaggcgtcgcgggcgtacGTGTCGACGATTGAGCTCGTCACCGGTCGGACGCACCAGATCAGGGCGCAGCTCTCGGCGATCGGGTGCCCGATCCTGGGGGACGTCCTGTACGGCGGCGTAGATCtgagccgcgagggaggtgcgacgccgagggtgctgagggacgacgacaggCTGTGTctgcacgcggcggagatgagGATGGACGCGGACTCGGCGCTGGGGCCGAAGGGGACGACTTTGCGAGCGGGGCCTCCTTGGTGGCGGGCGGCCGATTTAGAGCGAACCTAGCCGCTTTGCGCTTCGTTGTCAGCCGTGGAGTTGATCACTTGTACATTAAACGTCCTGATATGCTAATGGACGCGGGCAATACGCAAAATAAACAGATGTGGTgtgaggacgccgcggtcgcgagcgctcggcgaggtttTTAGTTGGCCGCCTTGAAATCAGCCATGaagtcgacgagcgcctgcaCTCCCTCCTTGGGCATGGCGTTGTagatggacgcgcgcgcgccgcccacggaaCGGTGCCCCTTGAGGGACTcgaaacccgcggcggccgcctccttcagGAACTTCTTCtcgagatcctcgccgccgccgagggtgaaCGGAACGTTCATCAGCGACCTGTACTTCTTATCAACCGGGTTGTTGTAGTAGCCGTCGGagccgtcgatggcgtcgtagaggatcttcgccttctcctcgttcATCTTCTCGACGGCCTCGAGGCCGCCCATCTTGATCAGCTTCTTGAAGACGAGGCCGGAGGTGTACATCGTCCAGCAAGGGGGCGTGTTGTACATGGAGTCGTTGTCCGCCATGAGCTTGTAGTCGAACATGGTGGGGCAGAGCGGGTGGGTCTTGCCGATGAGGTCCTCGCGGACGATCACGATGGCCATACCCGCCGGGCCGATGTTCTTCTGCACGCCGCCGTAGATGATGCCGTACTTCTCCACGTCGATGGGCTTGGAGAGGTAGTTGGACGACatgtccgcgacgaggggaacgtcgccggtgtcggGAACCTCCTTGaactcgacgccgccgatggtCTCGTTGGAGCAGATGTGGACGAACTTGGCGTCCTTGGTGAGCTTCCAGTCGCTGACGTCGGGGATGGTGGAGAAGTTGGAGTCcttggaggaggcggcgaggttggtGGTCATGTACTTGCCCGCTTCCTCGTACGCCTTCTTGCCCCACGCGCCGGTGAGGATGAAGTCGgccacgccgccctcgggggcgaggtTCATGGGGATGGCGGAGAACTgggaggacgcgccgccctggaGGAACAGAACCTGTCGATCggagcggcgagcggggagaTTCGAGATGAGCGAcgggtcctcgtcggcggcggctggagGCGGTTTGTTACGAGAAAATATCTATCGGATTGATTTTGGAtgaccggcgcgggtgggtcGGGGACGGACCTTGTAGTTGGCGGGGATGCcgatgagctcgcggaggtcggcctcggcctcctcggcgatctTCATGAAGTCCTTGCCGCGGTGGGACATCTCCATGACGGACATGCCGGTGCCCTTGTAGTTGATCAGgtcctccttggcgtcctcgaggacgtcgaggggCAGCACCGCGGGGCCCGCGGAGAAGTTCCACTTGCGGTCGCCGGACGcccggacggcgacggaggcgcggggctTGGAGGCAATCGCCTTGCGGGCGGTCACCTTgcggccggcgacggcgcgggagccgaggGCCACGCCGGAGGTCATGCTGAGGGCAGCCATCTTGGGTGGTACAGTTGCGATCAAAAAGTGTGCCTCGTTGCGGCGCGGAAAGGTCCTCGATGGCGTGTCAGGCGGCGGTTGACAGCGCCTGTGGGCAGATCCGATTCATGGAGCAGATGTGGATCGGGAGAAACGAAGCGTCGAAAATCGCCTCTGCGTGGTCTTTAGACCGAGGATTGGTCACGGTTCGAGCGCCAAAATCGCAATTTCGGTTCGAATCTGACCGAAATACTCGTGGGACCCGCTCGATCCCTTTTTAGACGGCGAAAAACGTGCACAGCGGCGCGGTAAGAGTTCAAAAAAAGTATGCCGTTAACACTTAACGCCAGTCGCTTCGCAAACAACGCAGACGACGAGGTGAAGTTTGGGGCTCGCCACATCGAGAAGCGCGGTCGGGTCAGGTCCGGACgcgggagcggcgtcgccccgaacCCCCCCGCCCCTCACCATGTCCCAGGATATCGATCCGCTGGACCTGGAGTGGCGCAAccgcgcggtgctggcgCAGGAGGCGGGCGTGCCCCCGGGCGTGCACTCTCTTTGGATCATCAACAAGTCGGGCGGTCTCGTGTACCACAAGACGTACGCGGACATACCGCACATCGACGTCAACGAGACCATGAGGCTGGCGAGCATGTGGTGCGCCCCCCCTTCACGACGTCCCGCTCGGAAACCCCCAGGCCCCGCGCCGAACCAGGCGCCGTTGGAACCCGTCCCATCTGGCGTAGCCCGAAAAGTtgacgccgcgtcgtcgcgcgagcgctaaccgacgaacccgccgcccgcccgttccccgccccgtcgcagGCACGCCATCCACGCGATGTCGATTCAGATCTCACCGGTCGAGGGGTGCACCGGGATCGAGCTCCTGGAGACGGACCAGTTCGACCTGCGGTGCACGcagacgccgacggggacCAAATTtttcgtcaccgccgcgccaaaGACGCTCGGTCTCGAGCACCTGCTGCGTTCGGTGTACGACCTGTACAGCGATTACGTGATGAAGAACCCGTTCTACGAGATGGAGATGCCGATACGGTGCGAGCTGTTCGACACGAACGTCTTGAGTGCGGTCCGGAATCACAACGCACAGCTGGGGAACTACTGATGATAGCCAAACTAAATTAGAAATAGTCCGAAGCGTTAGACGTCGACAATAGCAGCGAAAGGTTGCGCGCGTTACAAAAGAGATGTACTatgcctcgtcgcgcgcgccgccctcggcgcaTTCGTTTTTCTTCCCGTTTAGTCTCCAGGAACGCGAGCCGTTTCCCGTTTAGTCTCCAGGTGCGAGCCGTTCTCTAAGTCTGTCTTTAAGAAAAAACCCATTTGATCATCGTCGAGGGAAAAACCCTACCCCTCGACCCGTGATCACACCCTCGCCTCTTAGTAGCCGCCGGGAGCGACGTCGAAGCCCGATC
This DNA window, taken from Micromonas commoda chromosome 2, complete sequence, encodes the following:
- a CDS encoding predicted protein, producing MSQDIDPLDLEWRNRAVLAQEAGVPPGVHSLWIINKSGGLVYHKTYADIPHIDVNETMRLASMWHAIHAMSIQISPVEGCTGIELLETDQFDLRCTQTPTGTKFFVTAAPKTLGLEHLLRSVYDLYSDYVMKNPFYEMEMPIRCELFDTNVLSAVRNHNAQLGNY
- a CDS encoding predicted protein translates to MTSGVALGSRAVAGRKVTARKAIASKPRASVAVRASGDRKWNFSAGPAVLPLDVLEDAKEDLINYKGTGMSVMEMSHRGKDFMKIAEEAEADLRELIGIPANYKVLFLQGGASSQFSAIPMNLAPEGGVADFILTGAWGKKAYEEAGKYMTTNLAASSKDSNFSTIPDVSDWKLTKDAKFVHICSNETIGGVEFKEVPDTGDVPLVADMSSNYLSKPIDVEKYGIIYGGVQKNIGPAGMAIVIVREDLIGKTHPLCPTMFDYKLMADNDSMYNTPPCWTMYTSGLVFKKLIKMGGLEAVEKMNEEKAKILYDAIDGSDGYYNNPVDKKYRSLMNVPFTLGGGEDLEKKFLKEAAAAGFESLKGHRSVGGARASIYNAMPKEGVQALVDFMADFKAAN
- a CDS encoding predicted protein; the protein is MPTGTMSSVVPRLTRLRTIAWRHVARARRSALASSSSSSSSSAKLHPLRLHPLPPHPLPPRVEHVILDAGGLIAAVLPAHIPGDDVDETTVTQLVRIGAVYAADVPPPKDKTGVRRSLRPARVNSPDRALPNGAYVRVHVHPKRFPAAVACDWGGRIIARGRDWVAVDKPPGVPAGPSLDNATECATYRVARALRRLETTDNDDDDDDEEEEDEEKKKKKKEEEEGGHSWWGGDGDGDGDGGTTLTTTHRLDVATSGVLVLARRSSFAAEFNDALRRRRVTKTYECVTARAVPVGVLEHWTEESSGAREGPARFEMRELEPGDPRWRDVAADGKYSDDAFVTPDGRKLCVLRVLGCEETEGLTKRLTKRLAGEAGEAGEASRAYVSTIELVTGRTHQIRAQLSAIGCPILGDVLYGGVDLSREGGATPRVLRDDDRLCLHAAEMRMDADSALGPKGTTLRAGPPWWRAADLERT